Proteins co-encoded in one Ponticoccus alexandrii genomic window:
- a CDS encoding DNA topoisomerase IV subunit A, which produces MSDDDTDPETNPRDLAEPLRRAIGERYLTYALSTIMHRALPDARDGLKPVHRRILYAMRRLRLSSTGGFLKSAKISGDTMGDFHPHGDAAIYDAMARLAQDFTIRYPLVDGQGNFGNIDGDNPAASRYTEARMTVMSEALLDGLDENAVDFRPNYDGRLTEPSVLPASYPNLLANGSSGIAVGMATNIPPHNIGELINACLHLIKSPNAVDDTLLQYVPGPDFPTGGVIVEPAENIAQAYSTGRGSIRLRARWHSEDLGRGTWQAVVTEIPYQVQKSKLIERIAELIQTRKIPVLADVRDESAEDIRIVLEPKSKNVDPDVLMNMLFRNSDLELRFSLNMNVLIDGVTPKVCSLKEVLRAFLDFRRDVLIRRSRHRMAKIDNRLEVLEGFIVAFLNLDRVIDIIRYDDDPKAALMYENWSKPHQDTIPRAMDERDYRSPLAGVEVAGLSLVADPEAVARGVLAEEEGERKIPSRYAGREDGLSDVQAEAILNMRLRSLRRLEELELVRERDALMEERAGLEDLLDSEDLQWQSIAAELRETRKRFGKDFARGARLTTFAEATEAEEVPLEAMIEREPITVVCSQMGWIRAMTGHIALDRELKFKDGDGPRFIFHAETTDRLLVFGSNGRFYTVSAANLPGGRGMGEPLRLMVDLPNEVEVVDLFIHRPGGKLLVASTAGDGFVVPEDEVIAQTRAGKQVLNVRAPARALVCRAVAGDHVAVVGENRKVLVFALDELPEMSRGKGVRLQKYKDGGMSDARTFTLSEGLSWSDPAGRTRTETNLEEWTGKRAGSGRMAPRGFPRDNKFN; this is translated from the coding sequence ATGAGCGACGACGACACCGATCCCGAGACCAATCCCCGCGACCTTGCAGAACCTCTGCGCAGGGCGATCGGAGAGCGCTATTTGACCTATGCGCTGTCCACGATCATGCACCGGGCACTGCCCGATGCACGGGACGGGCTGAAGCCGGTGCACCGCCGCATCCTTTATGCAATGCGCCGCCTGCGGCTTAGTTCCACCGGCGGCTTCCTGAAATCCGCAAAGATCAGCGGCGACACCATGGGGGACTTCCACCCGCATGGCGACGCGGCCATCTACGACGCCATGGCACGCCTCGCTCAGGATTTCACGATCCGCTACCCGCTGGTCGACGGTCAGGGCAACTTCGGCAACATCGACGGCGACAACCCGGCGGCCTCGCGTTACACCGAGGCGCGCATGACGGTGATGTCCGAGGCGCTGCTGGACGGGCTGGACGAGAACGCCGTCGACTTCCGCCCGAACTACGACGGACGCCTGACCGAACCCTCGGTTCTGCCTGCCTCCTACCCGAACCTGCTGGCCAATGGCTCCAGCGGCATCGCGGTCGGCATGGCCACCAATATCCCGCCGCACAACATCGGCGAGCTGATCAACGCCTGCCTGCATCTGATCAAATCGCCCAACGCGGTGGACGACACGCTGCTGCAATACGTGCCCGGCCCCGACTTTCCCACCGGCGGCGTGATCGTCGAACCGGCGGAGAACATCGCGCAGGCCTATTCCACCGGACGCGGGTCGATCCGGCTGCGCGCGCGCTGGCATTCCGAGGACCTCGGGCGCGGCACATGGCAGGCGGTCGTGACCGAGATCCCCTATCAGGTGCAGAAGTCCAAGCTGATCGAGCGCATCGCCGAGCTGATCCAGACCCGCAAGATCCCGGTTCTGGCCGACGTGCGCGACGAAAGCGCCGAGGACATCCGCATCGTGCTGGAGCCGAAGTCCAAGAACGTCGACCCCGACGTGCTGATGAACATGCTGTTCCGCAACTCGGACCTCGAACTGCGGTTCTCGCTGAACATGAACGTGCTGATCGACGGCGTGACGCCCAAGGTCTGCTCGCTCAAGGAGGTGCTGCGCGCCTTCCTCGACTTCCGCCGCGACGTTCTGATCCGCCGCTCGCGTCACCGGATGGCCAAGATCGACAACCGGCTCGAGGTGCTCGAAGGCTTCATCGTGGCCTTCCTGAACCTCGACCGTGTGATCGACATCATCCGCTACGACGACGACCCCAAGGCGGCGTTGATGTACGAGAACTGGTCCAAGCCGCATCAGGACACCATTCCACGCGCCATGGACGAACGCGACTACCGCTCGCCGCTGGCCGGTGTCGAGGTGGCGGGCCTGTCGCTGGTCGCCGACCCCGAGGCGGTGGCGCGCGGCGTCCTTGCCGAGGAAGAGGGCGAGCGCAAGATCCCCAGCCGCTACGCGGGCCGCGAGGACGGGCTGTCCGACGTGCAGGCCGAGGCGATCCTGAACATGCGCCTGCGGTCTCTGCGGCGCCTCGAAGAGCTGGAGCTGGTGCGCGAGCGCGATGCCCTGATGGAGGAGCGCGCAGGCCTCGAAGACTTGCTCGACAGCGAAGACCTGCAGTGGCAGAGCATCGCCGCGGAACTGCGCGAGACCCGCAAACGGTTCGGCAAGGACTTTGCCCGGGGCGCGCGCCTGACCACCTTCGCCGAGGCGACAGAGGCCGAGGAGGTCCCGCTCGAGGCGATGATCGAACGCGAGCCGATCACCGTTGTCTGTTCGCAGATGGGCTGGATCCGGGCCATGACCGGCCATATCGCACTGGACCGCGAACTGAAGTTCAAGGACGGCGACGGCCCGCGCTTCATCTTCCACGCCGAAACCACCGACCGCCTGCTGGTCTTCGGCTCCAACGGGCGTTTCTACACGGTCTCGGCCGCGAACCTGCCCGGCGGGCGCGGCATGGGTGAGCCGCTGCGCCTGATGGTGGACCTGCCCAACGAGGTCGAGGTCGTCGACCTGTTCATCCACCGCCCCGGCGGCAAGCTGCTGGTGGCCTCGACGGCGGGCGACGGCTTTGTCGTGCCCGAGGACGAGGTGATCGCCCAGACCCGGGCGGGCAAGCAGGTGCTGAACGTCCGCGCCCCGGCGCGCGCGCTGGTCTGCCGCGCCGTCGCAGGCGACCACGTCGCCGTGGTGGGCGAGAACCGCAAGGTGCTGGTCTTCGCGCTGGACGAACTGCCCGAGATGAGCCGCGGCAAAGGTGTCCGCCTTCAAAAATACAAGGATGGCGGGATGTCCGACGCCCGCACCTTCACCCTCTCCGAGGGCCTGTCGTGGAGCGATCCGGCCGGCCGCACCCGGACCGAAAC